A section of the Chryseobacterium scophthalmum genome encodes:
- a CDS encoding RNA recognition motif domain-containing protein has translation MNIFVSNINYATKEYELHDLFAEFGDVSSAKIVTDRETGRSRGFGFIEMGDEEGGQAIEALNQKEFNGKILNVSEAKPREEKPRRSFDNNRSGGGSYGNNRGGGNSGGGYGNNNRGGNGGGGSRW, from the coding sequence ATGAACATTTTTGTTTCAAACATCAATTACGCAACTAAAGAATATGAGTTGCACGATTTATTCGCAGAATTTGGCGATGTATCATCAGCTAAAATTGTAACAGACAGAGAGACTGGTCGTTCTAGAGGTTTCGGTTTTATCGAAATGGGTGACGAAGAAGGAGGTCAAGCTATTGAGGCTCTTAACCAGAAAGAATTTAACGGAAAAATTCTTAACGTTTCTGAGGCTAAGCCAAGAGAAGAAAAACCAAGAAGAAGTTTTGATAATAACAGAAGCGGTGGTGGAAGTTATGGTAACAACCGTGGAGGAGGTAACTCTGGAGGTGGTTACGGAAACAACAACCGTGGAGGTAACGGAGGCGGCGGAAGTCGTTGGTAA
- a CDS encoding BlaI/MecI/CopY family transcriptional regulator — translation MKINHLTSAEENLMKLFWKLQSFYLKDVMEQHPEPKPHQNTVSTYLKILVEKGYLSTEKEGRIFKYSVIVPFDDYKKFLLKELSHNFFNDSGKEILEFLFNENLISQNDLRTYFDLKIEMKPVKVKEPKLEYAEEILNPKKDKKGKDKKKKKKKNEN, via the coding sequence ATGAAAATAAATCATCTTACTTCTGCCGAAGAAAATTTAATGAAGTTATTCTGGAAACTCCAAAGCTTTTATTTAAAGGACGTTATGGAGCAACATCCGGAACCAAAACCACATCAAAATACTGTTTCAACTTACCTGAAAATACTGGTTGAAAAAGGCTATTTGTCTACCGAAAAAGAAGGCAGAATTTTCAAATACTCAGTCATTGTACCTTTTGATGATTATAAAAAGTTTTTATTGAAAGAACTTTCACATAATTTCTTTAATGATTCAGGAAAAGAAATTCTGGAGTTTTTATTTAATGAAAATTTGATTTCACAGAATGATCTTAGAACTTATTTTGACCTTAAAATCGAAATGAAACCTGTAAAAGTAAAAGAACCTAAATTGGAATATGCTGAAGAAATCTTAAATCCTAAAAAAGACAAAAAAGGAAAGGATAAGAAAAAGAAGAAGAAAAAGAATGAAAATTAG
- a CDS encoding phosphatase PAP2 family protein: MEEKKTSALHIISRIISDFFNPLVSLFIYFLYMSFQNYTFKQATSHFLPILLMVIIPVVAWLVWNVKTGRYTNMDVSNRVQRKSLYIFIAVFIIAYQIYHYVMNGFLDFVMLFILILLFALQYSNLYIKSSMHTAFNIFVAALFYAFDWKAGIFWFGIAVLVGITRVILKRHTVKEVFMGAGIAFLVSFIYLYCNIQFQH; encoded by the coding sequence TTCAAGAATTATCTCAGACTTTTTCAATCCTTTGGTTTCTCTGTTTATCTATTTTCTGTATATGAGTTTTCAGAATTATACATTTAAACAAGCAACTTCTCATTTTCTTCCGATATTATTAATGGTTATTATTCCGGTAGTTGCCTGGTTGGTTTGGAATGTAAAAACTGGCAGATATACCAATATGGATGTTTCAAACCGGGTGCAGAGAAAATCTTTATATATTTTTATTGCAGTCTTCATTATTGCTTATCAAATTTACCATTACGTTATGAATGGTTTTCTTGATTTTGTCATGCTTTTTATTTTAATCTTACTTTTTGCGCTTCAATACAGTAATTTATATATTAAAAGTTCGATGCATACTGCCTTCAATATATTTGTTGCCGCATTGTTTTATGCATTCGACTGGAAAGCAGGAATTTTTTGGTTCGGAATTGCAGTTTTGGTAGGAATTACAAGAGTGATTTTAAAAAGACACACCGTAAAAGAGGTATTTATGGGCGCAGGAATAGCTTTTCTGGTATCTTTTATTTATCTTTATTGCAATATTCAATTTCAACACTAA